A region of the Drosophila subpulchrella strain 33 F10 #4 breed RU33 chromosome 3L, RU_Dsub_v1.1 Primary Assembly, whole genome shotgun sequence genome:
ataaaaatatctcaCCTCTATTGCTTTGTTGCCCCAGCCCATGATTTGTCCAGTGCCAATGTAGGCCACCGAGGTGGGCATCTCGCCCCACTAAaatgcattaaaaatataccatTAATATACTTGCAACGTAATAACCTAGCTGGATTCCCCAATGACTTGCCTGCAGCACAATGTTCTTGGAAACCCGGCCCACAGTGTTCACATAGACGCCCTCATTGTCGTAGCACAGCAGCAGTTGCATGCCATTCGAGTTCGGAAGCGCCACAATACAATGCGGAATGATTGCACCCTGAGTCTGCAGAAATAGTAATTATTTAGCAAGCCATTACAACACACTCCTTAGTCAAGCCAACTTACATGCTTGGGAAGATAGATATCGTATACTTCAGCTGAATCTAAATCAACCGCATGGAAACCCTCGGCGGAGCCATAGATCACCTTCAGTCTCGACTGATCCTCAATGGTGAGATCGACCAAAAGCGGGCGATGTTCCAATTCACCAAAATTCTAAGAAAATTTTTCGTTTAACGATTATTTAAGTATATAACTTGAATTTTAAAGACCCACCTTAAATGCCATAAATTTGTGATATGGTTTGGGAGCCCATGCATAAATTTCAATAGAGTCTTTTAATGCAATCACTAGGAACTTAATCCTCTCGTATTTGACAATCTTAAAATGTACAGCACCTTGTAGATCACCCACGTTAATCCAACCGTTGCGACGCTCCACTTGCTGTGGgtacaaattatattaaattggATGGTAAGTGTTCCAATTTAAAACTCACATCGGAGAGTCCATCGGTGCGCAAGATCTTCGACTTGAGCCAGGACAAGTAGTAGACACGCACTCGGTTTTTCTTTCCAGATATGGTGACCAATATATTCTGACCCTCTAGCACCTCCATTTGTTGGAAACGGCGTCGCGAGATGAGCTGGTAGACCTGTGACGAAAAGCATTCATTAGATAATGATTCTTATAAGCTTTCTTAAAAACGTGAATTCTTCAGGCAAGTTATTTCAATCGATAACTCACCTTGCCCTGACCGGATCGGTCCAGCAGCATCAAACCATTCTCCGTTCCGATCAGCAGGTTGACGCCCCAAAGCGCCGCGCACAGGATCTCCGAGTTGAAGCGCTTCTTATACTTACGGATTTCGGGCGTATCGTTGGCCGCCTCGTGGGAGGTGGGCGTTACGTTGACATTGACATGCGACTCCCGGCGCGAAGGACCAGAGCCGCCGGCCCCGAAGCCAAAGGTCAGGAAACTGCGCTGCTTCTGTTGCAGGGCGTAGGCGTGCGGGGGCAGCGGATTGGAGATCGAGGCCGAGGACGTCGAGGAGCAGGGCGTCAGGTGGTGCAGGTTCGCAGAGGAGGAAGAAGCAGATTTGTGCAAGAGATTAGTAATACTGCTGGAGGAGCGCGTCTTGCTGATCGAATTCTTGGGCGAATTCTGGCGCGAATTCGAGGACGAGGAGGCGAGCGATATAGTCGATTGTGGCGAATGATTGCTGCTAGTAATCACGCCGCCCACAACGCTACCGCCCCCCAAACCGAgaccgccgccgccgcttcCGCTGCTAGCGATAAACGATTTCGATGGCGTGGAATGCACGGATGAGCTAATGGCCGCCTGATACTGGTTAATCGATATAAGTTTCGATTATTTCGATTGTTCGGGTTTTACATTTCATTGGTTTTAAGTAGACCATTGTTTGTTATCCGTACGTTTTGATTAtttgatgtttttttttagatttcaTTATCGATATATTTCGATTATTTCGATGATTTGAGTTTTTACATTGGGTTTGATTGGTTTTGGGTATTTTTTATACAGAGAGAAAAGAAAAATAGAAAAAGTGCAAGAAAAATTTCAATTAGTCTTGAGATGtcaacttaaaataaataaataaaataatttacacATGCAAGGTTTGGGTGTGTGTTTCGGTTTATGTGGGCATAAAGGCAGCATTACAAAAGTAAATTGTTTGGTGTTGTTGGGTGTGTTATGTGTGGATGCTTAGActaacaataaattaaaatgtagcgGAAACTCAGACAATGTTAACAGTGATGGAAAAAAGGCGAAAATGTATTAggataaacaaaaacaaaataaaaatcgatATGTGATTAGTCTTTCCCCAGAGGCCATTGGTAAATATAaggaaaaatgttttaaaaataatttgtgtgtttattgtgttttgaaAACTTTTTGGAAGCCTTTCTTCCAGTGTAtgttgtatgtatgtatgtggaTGTGTGTAAATTATAGTTGCACTGTAGACGAAAAATTAGCGAAAAGGACTGGCTGCTATACAACGCAGAAGACAGTGGATCGCATTGGAAGCTCCAcagttaaaattataatattgtaTTTACAGAGAAAAACTAAAGTCATTCCTAGTGCTGGGAAATAGATGTACAGAAAATGTGTGAAAAATTATCTTCAAGATTACCATATCCTTTAAAGAGAACAGAGCTATACACATAGAGAACATATGACACATTGTGATAATGTGATGAAAAATCATAAGTTggagaaaaataaaactataCACAAAAGTATTTTCTTGTTTTGGTAGTTGTTGggatttgtttgtttttttttttataagagagcaaattatacaaaataaagAGCATTTTGTCGGTTTGGGGACTATTCGTTCATACTTACTATTGtaatgttttgtttgtttgtttttgattggtaatttgtaatttgttaaaatatatCGTAGTGGCCATCAGCTCAAACGTTGCGGAAAGACAAAGCACAATTAAGAAGAAGAAATTTGTTTAAACGTTTTTGGTTctatattttgtattgttcacggtaaataatttttactaaGTCATGCACTTGGTAAGAGCTTCATACGAGCATGCAAATTATTTTGAATTCTCAAAATTTGTCGACCAATTCATTGTTTACCCTCTTCATAATGAACTTTGCTCCACGTCAAAGAAATATGTTATATATGCTAGAGATGTTCTTTAACTTAGGGATTAGACACATATATATTAGGGGTTAGGAATAAACTgacaaaatcaaaaaaaaactcagttgatattaaattaataattagcTTTGATgactataaaaatatatttcaaggCAAATACAAAACATACTTTTATTGTGTTCTACTTTtacattaaaaacatttaaaaaataatacaagaaaattagttttgaggATTTTCAAATAATTACTCAGGTTAGTACATTATGAGCCACCATACGGAAGTGTTCTGATTCAATCAATATTAAATGTACTTTGAGGTGGAATTGTAAAATAAATGACTGATAATGAACTTTTTTATGATTCTGCTATCGAACCGGAAGATCTTCAGCGGTATTTTCTTAACCATGAATCCTAACAGAGATAATGGAAATGAATCGGCCTGAACGACAGACGGAACGATACAACGAAATATATATTATCACAATAAATAAACTCAACGTGGACACAAGGGTTACGAACGTACAAAAAACACAATGAAAAATCGATTAAAACGAAAAAGACAAGAGGACGAAAGTGGAGTATTTATGGGGCATATTACTCACCTCCTCACTGGATGATTTATCATGGCGTGGTGGCGTTGCCGGCGACGCCTGGCTGAGTAGATCCGGCAGGACGCTGCTGGTCCTTGTCCCAGGAGTTCCCAATCCAGTGCCATCGGCGCCCACGCCGCTGCTGCCACCgcctcctccgccgccgcctccTCGATTCTGTGTGGGAACATATAGTACAGATTTAGTATATCAAATAAATCCAAACTTTACAAACAATTGTAATGAAATTTtagagagatagagagagtGGGGTTATAGAATGTCGGAACAGAAACAGAACAACGAAATGAGTCAAAGAACGTACAAAAAAGAGATTCAAGAGCAGCAGcacaaaataaatgaatgccAATGAGACACTTTGAGGTTGCCTAATGATGACCCCTCCACTACTAAGCCTCGAATTTTAGCCGCATAAGGATAATAGGTAAAGATACAGATAGAGTTGTGGGTGCGGGTTGTGTGTGTATCCTTTTATACAGAGAGCTTACAGACTATAACATTTATAGGTATCGGTATCGAGTCCTCTGTGTACctcaaaattgttttaaagCTAACACTTAAACTAAATTAGCAACAGATTTCAGATTCAGCGCAGCAGGCAGAACGTGGCTCAAGttgcaaaaacaatctctCAGGTTGGGGGCGGTGTGTATTATTTATGTTTCTTAATTAACTTTTCCTCTTGCTAACCAAACCAGCAAACTTTTTAATTGATTTCGAGTTTGTCTTTGTACAGAGAAAAGctttaaaacaattttgagCGAAAGCAATAGAATATACAGATGATACAGAGCAGCATTCTAATTTACAGAGTTACATGAGGCAGCAAGAGACAGTgggtaaatatatataaactattatccatttaaaatacaaaaaaagtgTTAATATTTTTGGAATATATGTAATTAAAAACCCTTCAAATATATCAGTgtctttaatatttatttaaataattcaatcaatatttaaaaaccaattaataccaaatagtttatttttattttactatttAATACATTGAAGTTGATTTTACTGCTTTTAAACGATCACTGAGCTGCCTCAAATACTAAAATTCAATCATAAAAGTTTATCGACACCGTATGTTTAACATTTAAACAGGAAGTTTAGGATAGCTTCAACCTGCACTACGGGTATTAAGCTGATCTCATTAGCATTCGATACTTTTGCCTCTTTTTCGGGATTTTTCATTATACACATGATTAGAATACCGATTTTCGACTGTCTACCGGTTATTTGCATTAGTTAATCAGAGTTCTTAAGCGTATTAGATAGCCTTAATTACGGTTGCGGTTAGCTTAAGTCCTAAAATGGCGTGGCTTCTGATTGATTAAAGGAAATTATACAAAACAAATGAGAATGCAATaagtaatttaaatataaaaccaaATAAAACCAAACATGCTCAAGCAATgaaaagcaaaataaatacatatttttaagttaattCCTAGatgttttttttacatttccaGCTGTTTTTTGATTAGCAACAATGGGTGTGTAttgttttaattattgttttatGTACGAGCTATTAGTTTAAAgtgcgtgtgtgtttgtgtggaTGAGGTGAGTATGGAGGTAGCGAGCCAAATGGTAAATTTCAGCCTTGTTTTTTGGGTAGTTTGGGTTTGGTTTACGTTTCTGGCGCCAAGACAAAACACAATTGAAtgggataaatatttttgcaatATTCTTTTTGGTGAGTTATGTTCGCAGCATATTTTTTTGGAATAAATGTTTGCCTCTCTGTTGATTTGGTTGTTTTTTGTGCGAGCTGAGAACGTTtacctgctgctgctgttgctgctgcagttgctgttgctgctgcagttgctgctgctgctgctgttgcagttgctgctgctgttgcagttgctgctgcctTTGGGCGCGAACGGCAGCATTTTGCAGCACAATGACGGATTCAGTCTTTTCGCGACGCAGTCGCAGGAAATTAAAGTTGCCCAGGGATTTGGAGGGTTTCGGAGCAGCTCCCTTGGTGGCAGTAGTAGTAGTGGCAGCAGTAGTAGTAGTTGTGGCAGCACTGGCTCCTGGTTTACCAGTTCCTGTGGAGGCTGCTGCCGTTGCTCCTGGTTGGGCATTCTCCTTGCTcttgctgctgatgctgctgttgTAAATGCTGTTCCTTTGGTACACGGCACTCGATCTCTGGAGCTGATGGGCCTGCGTGGAGGGCGCCgccgatcccgatcccgatcccgcCGTGGTTCCAGAACCAGCAGAACCACTCAGCACCGCCGAGTGTCGCTTGGTCAGGGGGAAGAAATCCGAGCTCTCGCGTCGAAAGCCACGCACAAAATTCATCGGCAGTCGGGAATCCGAATCCTGGCGCTTATGCGCCGTGGTATTGGAGCCGCCACTTCCGCTTCCGCTTCCCGATCCCGATCCTGATCCTGATCCTTGTTCTTTGGCAATACTTTGGCTGGCACTTGGTTCCGCCGCCTTCAGCGGCTGATAACCCCTGGGAACGGGTCTCGTGATGGCCTCCGCCACACTGGCCCTCTGCAGCTTCGTCTCCACCTTCAGCGTACTCAGCTGGGAGCTTCGGCTCAGGCTGGCAGTGGTGGTGGGACTGCCACGTCCACTGCCCCTTGGACCAGGGCTTCCGTTCTTGGGAAAGAAGCGATCGAAGTCCCAGTCCCTCAGCAAATTGGATTCATCACCGCGACGCGACGGAGTCACATTCGCCTGCGATGTGGAGGCGGACTTTTGCAGGCGGTTTATGTTCTGCTCTAGTTTCTATTCGGGGGGATATTTCAGGTTCAGGGAGGAGTAGTAGTAGTTGTTGTAGTAGTGAGTACGCAGCAAGAGAAGAATGGTGTTAAGTTGGTCTGGTTTTAATACTTGTAGGCTTCTAAATATCGATTAAAAGAGAGCTTGGTTCGTCCCCACCCACCACAGCATGGAAAGTTTTTCATGAATTCTGCTCTTCATTCCGGTAGGTTACTAAATATACACGAGGGTTGATATATAATATTGCAGATATTccagaaatatatatatatagcaaACCCAAGTATTCGAAAGATATATGGGGTGTGTGTGCAAATGTGCATATATattcatatgtatgtacaatatCTCGATCGTGTCAACATTCTATGCACCAGTGCATTAATGTTTATAAACTTGCAAACATCACACATGGCTCAatcaaaatatacaaaaaaagtTGGTAacgaaaatttagaaaataaatttgtacAAAGAAAGAAAAATTCACGAAAAAGATTTCACACTGTTTACGCCATTAAAttactataaaaaatatatatgtatatagatCAAATCAagattaatttaaattcatatAAATTTAGTAGGAAAATCAAATCATATTTTAGGCTAGTCTTAAGTAACTCTTTTAATTTAGAGAACCACAACCAGGTTGAACTTAGTTTATATTAGCCTGTTTGAGATTAAGTTGTAATCTATagattgtttttaatttgtttgggTTGGCAGACCTTTAACCCTACAAAAGCTagtttacatattttttgtaCAATTGTCACCGATTCACAATGCATATTCCTATGGCTCATTCTGCCCTAGCCCTCACTGATTGCATCTCATCGGAAGAAATCAAAACTAAGAACTAAACTAAACAAAGATTCATACGCATATATGTAAGGATATAGAAGTTGATTTCGGGGGTATATGGATATGGTGCAACTTACGCGCTTCATGATCAAAGTTCGATCTCCGGCCTGATCGTCGTCATCGGGCGTGGGTGGCAGTGGGCGGTTGGGCGGCCCACCGCTGCCATGACTCAGGGGATTTGTCGTATTGGCGTCCTCGGAGACGGGTCCCAAACCGGGCCTATATGAAAATTCGGGTCTGAACATAACGAAAACCAAAAGAAAAGCCAAAAACAAatcgaaaacgaaaaaaaggGGCGGCAAATCGTTGTTGACGATGGAAATGAAATGGGAGTGGGTTTTTCATTTGGGTGTAGTTGTGGGTGTGGTTGGGGTGTAATTAATGGGGTGTTTAAATAAGTGAGAGACAAGAATGTTGTGAAGTCGGGTTAGTATTCAGAGAGAGAGATGATGTGTTCTTCCTAATCAGGGACCGCAAAtaggttttatattatattataacaGCCTAATCACTGAAATTTATTTCACTATCAAGTTATACTAACGTTTATGGCGATAATCTTATGACCGGAAATAATGATCCCATTCTGTGGGTGACTTTGATTTTGCTAAGTGCTTTAATTCAAGGagaatatttataatatcTCAGGATGCTTACGTTATCAACTACATTTTTCTTAAATGAAATACtttaaataattcaaaaaATACTATATCATTGGAATACAATTAAAAAGTAAACATTCTTAAGAAATTCCCGATTGCGGTCCCtagtgttttttaattttcaactGTGAACCACTTTTGCATCTTCGATTTGTGGAATTTTGCTGCAAACTGCCACGCCCCTTCTTTGCGGTTGTACTTACAGCGGTTTGGGCGGATCGCTGGCCAGTAGGGTTCCATCGTTCCTGGCCCGATCGTTGGGCTCATCCGGCTCGCTGTCCGAATCGCTGCTGTCCAACGGATCCAGCGGATTCACCGGCTGTCCCAGATGATTGTTCGACTGCTGTGGCAGTGCGGCGGCCGGTTTGGACGAACCGCCTCCAGATGCCGATCCCCCGGAGGAGGACAGACCGCTCGACTGACGATTGTTGCGAGGAGGCGCCTCCGGCTGGGCCTGCTGCTGGGATCCCTGGCCACCGGCGGCTGTCTGCGGCTGTGGCTGTTGGGAGAAGACCACGCCCAATTCACTTAATTGTGCTGCTAACACATCCAAatgatcctacagttttacattacatttgttttgtttttttcaggGGCAGGAGgatttgtgtgtgtgtagtTTTTGTGTTGTGTATTTTGTTGGGTGTGTGTGTTGAATTGCACATGATACCACAGTTTTTCGgattttcgttttatttttcgagAGGGGGAATGGGAACGAAAAGTAAGAGAGCATTAGATTGGTTTTTCCTCCGATACGGTACTTATAGATAAAAACGATCAAACACACGCCAGGCGAAAAAAGTGTTTTTGGATCCAGCAGAGCATTACATAGAATCGGTTAGAAAGCTCGGTTGTTAGTCTTTATCTACGTTAGGTGGATGAATATATTCCCATTTCGGCATATTACTTTACGCCGTAACAGCATTAGAAACGCATCAATCAAACAGGAAACTCTATGCTCCAGGTATCAATCTACTTGGGGGGTTAGTCAATCGGTTGAGTTATGGAATCTTTACGCTTTGGAAGTTTAGTTCTCAAGTGGCACGTGCAAAAGGTGTTGATTTTGGGGTTCAAGAGTTACGAGGTGGGTTTTGTGTACCTCCATTACAGTAATTTTGACGAAGGTCCAAAAGGGGGAATTTTTAAGGTTATACACATGGAAAACATTCGACGAATAGAGAGCGTTGCAGAACTTTTAGgtaatatattaatatgatCTTAAAGaaacacttaaaatttttataaaaaatagttCTGAAACGCACTCtatattttaatgtatgcAAACTTTATAGGAAACTCAAGCAGTAAACAAAACAGAAAAGATGCGACAGGCTTGAACTGAAAATCGTAGGACATACCTCAGGTCTCCTTGGTGGtaactgttgttgttgtagtcATGATTGTTGTTGTGTTTATTAATATCAAGTGTTCGTTTTGTTGTAATCGTGTGCGGTTCGGAAATCATACGTTGGTTTAACGGCGCAACGGGATGATGTACACATGAGTCAAATCATAAATCGAGAGTTACGCATATAATATATACGGGTTATCAATGCATATTGGTATATGGTAtacgtatatatatttatatttatagatTATGTAGGCGCACATaacatgaaaataaaagagatATAAATTAGGATAAGATATGGTATGGTATCGACTTTTACATGGTTAACAAATATGGGTTAAACTAAAGCATTAAACTACATCAAGGGCGGGGGTTTCAAATTACGGGTTACGGACAGAGCATCCTTGCAGAGTTGCCCCAACTATATATAAGCCGGTGGTATTATGCTTTCCCCATTTGAAAGTCATTGCTCTGGAGACCTCCCCATGAGATCGGATTTCCCGATTGCCGCCTTATCGGCCCTGCCCTTTCGCTGTTAATCTACGCCCGATACGCACCGATGGCTTGAAGTTATTCTGCGAAttgcgctgctgctgctgcggcgtCTGTCCCGCCGGCTCGCCGCACTTGGGGGTCGGTGGCAATGGCCGATTGGCGTGCGGCGGATCCGGCACCACGATCAGGCGCTGTGGCGGTCTTGCCGGCGGACCCGGCTCCTCAACTTGCTGGCGCTGTAATGGGAAAATGACAGAGGTTTCATTTCGTTTGTACTTGAAATATTTACAATCCTCAAAATACTCCAAACGATTTATCATCAtactataaatataattaaatgtgGATATGAAACTGAAATCTAAAGAAGAATTCGCggttttaaacatttttggaaatatttaCGTGATGACCTATCATTGAGAACTGAGAAACTGTCACTTTCTATCAGTTACAAAAATACTGTGATGCTTGACCTTCGAGgactgaagaattcgcggtttGAAACAGTTGTAAAAATACTTTTGTTATGTTTGAACTTTAAGATCTAAAGACTTATCATTGAGAATTGAGAAACTGTCACATTCTATCAGTTACAAAAATACTGTGATGCTTGACCTTCGAGgactgaagaattcgcggtttGAAACAGTTGTAAAAATACTTTTGTTATGTTTTAACATTAAgatctaaagaattcgcgctTCATCACAGTTTTTGACATAAGCTTCAATTGATCACTGATCAATCACCCGAAATAATCTTGGAATCCCTGGGCGACCTTTCTCCTTACCGATGGCGGTTTCGGCTGGCGATTGGCCTGTGGCTGCTGGGCCTGCGCCTGCTGCTGGGCGGCCTGTTGAGCCTGTTGGGCTGCATgggctgccgctgctgctgccgccgcctgctgttgctgctgctggagttGCGCCTGAGCCTGGGCAGCGGCATGAGCGGCCGCCGCCTGAGCCTGTGCCTGGGCCATCAggtgatgctgctgctgctgctgctcggcGGCCAGGCGACCCTCCTGGATCTGCTGGAAGTTGCGGCGCAACGTATCGCCACCCGGTGCCTGGACAATGGAGCTGTGCTCACCGGCCAGCTGCGgctcgtcgtcgtcgttgtcGGAGCCCGAGTAGCGATAGTCCTCGCGCTCCTTTTCCTGCTTGCGCTTCTTGCAGCGATCGATGTGATCCTTCAGCTGGATGCGCACCTGGCGATCTGTGGGCTGGTCCTTGATGAAGGCGTGCTTCAGCAGGTTCTCGGTGTAAGGCCGCTGGTGATAGTCCTTAACTGTTGGCGAAGTCATGGGATTAGTTATGGTTCTTATGGGATTATGATAAGTGAACAGGATGAGTCAAAGAGGAGACCATTAAAGCAGATGACTCACCTAGCACCGTGTCAATAAAGCCGTGGAACTTCTTGGACCACTTCTTCGATTTGAGCCTGGGTGGCGAGTTGCGCGGAATCAGGAAGAGGGCCCGCATCGGATGCAGATCGCAGAGCGGGGGCTGTGACTCAGCCATCTCCAGAGCGGTGATGCCCAGGGACCACAGATCGGAACGATTGTCGTACGTGGCGTCGGGATTCTCGTCGCAGGCAATGACCTCGGGGGCCATCCAGTAGGGAGTACCTTTATGATGGGAGGGAGTGGAGACAGAAAGCCAGTTTAGCAGGTAGGTCGATCGACAGTGGCAGGTGACTCATCATTTAGCTCACCGATGAATGTGTTGCGCCGGCCTATCGTGCGATCCAGCTGGGCGGACACACCAAAGTCCACCAGCTTCACCTCGGCGTTGTCTGTGAGCAGCACATTCTGCCCCTTGATGTCGCGATGGATGACTTTGTTCGAGTGCAGGTAGCTCAGGCCCCGCAGAATTTCGCGGCATATGTACGCGATCCACTCCTCCTTCAGGCTCTGACCCTTGGTGGACTTC
Encoded here:
- the LOC119555645 gene encoding mitogen-activated protein kinase kinase kinase kinase 4 isoform X8, encoding MAHQQQQQLAPSVNCSLDDIDLTALKDPAGIFELIEVVGNGTYGQVYKGRHTKTGQLAAIKVMDVTEDEEEEIKLEINVLKKYSNHRNIATYYGAFIKKSPPGKDDQLWLVMEYCGAGSVTDLVKSTKGQSLKEEWIAYICREILRGLSYLHSNKVIHRDIKGQNVLLTDNAEVKLVDFGVSAQLDRTIGRRNTFIGTPYWMAPEVIACDENPDATYDNRSDLWSLGITALEMAESQPPLCDLHPMRALFLIPRNSPPRLKSKKWSKKFHGFIDTVLVKDYHQRPYTENLLKHAFIKDQPTDRQVRIQLKDHIDRCKKRKQEKEREDYRYSGSDNDDDEPQLAGEHSSIVQAPGGDTLRRNFQQIQEGRLAAEQQQQQHHLMAQAQAQAAAAHAAAQAQAQLQQQQQQAAAAAAAAHAAQQAQQAAQQQAQAQQPQANRQPKPPSRQQVEEPGPPARPPQRLIVVPDPPHANRPLPPTPKCGEPAGQTPQQQQRNSQNNFKPSLPPRRPEDHLDVLAAQLSELGVVFSQQPQPQTAAGGQGSQQQAQPEAPPRNNRQSSGLSSSGGSASGGGSSKPAAALPQQSNNHLGQPVNPLDPLDSSDSDSEPDEPNDRARNDGTLLASDPPKPLPGLGPVSEDANTTNPLSHGSGGPPNRPLPPTPDDDDQAGDRTLIMKRKLEQNINRLQKSASTSQANVTPSRRGDESNLLRDWDFDRFFPKNGSPGPRGSGRGSPTTTASLSRSSQLSTLKVETKLQRASVAEAITRPVPRGYQPLKAAEPSASQSIAKEQGSGSGSGSGSGSGSGGSNTTAHKRQDSDSRLPMNFVRGFRRESSDFFPLTKRHSAVLSGSAGSGTTAGSGSGSAAPSTQAHQLQRSSAVYQRNSIYNSSISSKSKENAQPGATAAASTGTGKPGASAATTTTTAATTTTATKGAAPKPSKSLGNFNFLRLRREKTESVIVLQNAAVRAQRQQQLQQQQQLQQQQQQQLQQQQQLQQQQQQQNRGGGGGGGGGSSGVGADGTGLGTPGTRTSSVLPDLLSQASPATPPRHDKSSSEEKQRSFLTFGFGAGGSGPSRRESHVNVNVTPTSHEAANDTPEIRKYKKRFNSEILCAALWGVNLLIGTENGLMLLDRSGQGKVYQLISRRRFQQMEVLEGQNILVTISGKKNRVRVYYLSWLKSKILRTDGLSDQVERRNGWINVGDLQGAVHFKIVKYERIKFLVIALKDSIEIYAWAPKPYHKFMAFKNFGELEHRPLLVDLTIEDQSRLKVIYGSAEGFHAVDLDSAEVYDIYLPKHTQGAIIPHCIVALPNSNGMQLLLCYDNEGVYVNTVGRVSKNIVLQWGEMPTSVAYIGTGQIMGWGNKAIEIRSVESGHLDGVFMHKKAQRLKFLCERNDKVFFSSAKGASSCQIYFMTLNKPGMANW
- the LOC119555645 gene encoding serine/threonine-protein kinase mig-15 isoform X12 — encoded protein: MAHQQQQQLAPSVNCSLDDIDLTALKDPAGIFELIEVVGNGTYGQVYKGRHTKTGQLAAIKVMDVTEDEEEEIKLEINVLKKYSNHRNIATYYGAFIKKSPPGKDDQLWLVMEYCGAGSVTDLVKSTKGQSLKEEWIAYICREILRGLSYLHSNKVIHRDIKGQNVLLTDNAEVKLVDFGVSAQLDRTIGRRNTFIGTPYWMAPEVIACDENPDATYDNRSDLWSLGITALEMAESQPPLCDLHPMRALFLIPRNSPPRLKSKKWSKKFHGFIDTVLVKDYHQRPYTENLLKHAFIKDQPTDRQVRIQLKDHIDRCKKRKQEKEREDYRYSGSDNDDDEPQLAGEHSSIVQAPGGDTLRRNFQQIQEGRLAAEQQQQQHHLMAQAQAQAAAAHAAAQAQAQLQQQQQQAAAAAAAAHAAQQAQQAAQQQAQAQQPQANRQPKPPSRQQVEEPGPPARPPQRLIVVPDPPHANRPLPPTPKCGEPAGQTPQQQQRNSQNNFKPSLPPRRPEDHLDVLAAQLSELGVVFSQQPQPQTAAGGQGSQQQAQPEAPPRNNRQSSGLSSSGGSASGGGSSKPAAALPQQSNNHLGQPVNPLDPLDSSDSDSEPDEPNDRARNDGTLLASDPPKPLPGLGPVSEDANTTNPLSHGSGGPPNRPLPPTPDDDDQAGDRTLIMKRNRGGGGGGGGGSSGVGADGTGLGTPGTRTSSVLPDLLSQASPATPPRHDKSSSEEKQRSFLTFGFGAGGSGPSRRESHVNVNVTPTSHEAANDTPEIRKYKKRFNSEILCAALWGVNLLIGTENGLMLLDRSGQGKVYQLISRRRFQQMEVLEGQNILVTISGKKNRVRVYYLSWLKSKILRTDGLSDQVERRNGWINVGDLQGAVHFKIVKYERIKFLVIALKDSIEIYAWAPKPYHKFMAFKNFGELEHRPLLVDLTIEDQSRLKVIYGSAEGFHAVDLDSAEVYDIYLPKHTQGAIIPHCIVALPNSNGMQLLLCYDNEGVYVNTVGRVSKNIVLQWGEMPTSVAYIGTGQIMGWGNKAIEIRSVESGHLDGVFMHKKAQRLKFLCERNDKVFFSSAKGASSCQIYFMTLNKPGMANW
- the LOC119555645 gene encoding serine/threonine-protein kinase mig-15 isoform X10, with translation MAHQQQQQLAPSVNCSLDDIDLTALKDPAGIFELIEVVGNGTYGQVYKGRHTKTGQLAAIKVMDVTEDEEEEIKLEINVLKKYSNHRNIATYYGAFIKKSPPGKDDQLWLVMEYCGAGSVTDLVKSTKGQSLKEEWIAYICREILRGLSYLHSNKVIHRDIKGQNVLLTDNAEVKLVDFGVSAQLDRTIGRRNTFIGTPYWMAPEVIACDENPDATYDNRSDLWSLGITALEMAESQPPLCDLHPMRALFLIPRNSPPRLKSKKWSKKFHGFIDTVLVKDYHQRPYTENLLKHAFIKDQPTDRQVRIQLKDHIDRCKKRKQEKEREDYRYSGSDNDDDEPQLAGEHSSIVQAPGGDTLRRNFQQIQEGRLAAEQQQQQHHLMAQAQAQAAAAHAAAQAQAQLQQQQQQAAAAAAAAHAAQQAQQAAQQQAQAQQPQANRQPKPPSRQQVEEPGPPARPPQRLIVVPDPPHANRPLPPTPKCGEPAGQTPQQQQRNSQNNFKPSLPPRRPEDHLDVLAAQLSELGVVFSQQPQPQTAAGGQGSQQQAQPEAPPRNNRQSSGLSSSGGSASGGGSSKPAAALPQQSNNHLGQPVNPLDPLDSSDSDSEPDEPNDRARNDGTLLASDPPKPLPGLGPVSEDANTTNPLSHGSGGPPNRPLPPTPDDDDQAGDRTLIMKRNRGGGGGGGGGSSGVGADGTGLGTPGTRTSSVLPDLLSQASPATPPRHDKSSSEEYQAAISSSVHSTPSKSFIASSGSGGGGLGLGGGSVVGGVITSSNHSPQSTISLASSSSNSRQNSPKNSISKTRSSSSITNLLHKSASSSSANLHHLTPCSSTSSASISNPLPPHAYALQQKQRSFLTFGFGAGGSGPSRRESHVNVNVTPTSHEAANDTPEIRKYKKRFNSEILCAALWGVNLLIGTENGLMLLDRSGQGKVYQLISRRRFQQMEVLEGQNILVTISGKKNRVRVYYLSWLKSKILRTDGLSDQVERRNGWINVGDLQGAVHFKIVKYERIKFLVIALKDSIEIYAWAPKPYHKFMAFKNFGELEHRPLLVDLTIEDQSRLKVIYGSAEGFHAVDLDSAEVYDIYLPKHTQGAIIPHCIVALPNSNGMQLLLCYDNEGVYVNTVGRVSKNIVLQWGEMPTSVAYIGTGQIMGWGNKAIEIRSVESGHLDGVFMHKKAQRLKFLCERNDKVFFSSAKGASSCQIYFMTLNKPGMANW